The proteins below are encoded in one region of Apium graveolens cultivar Ventura chromosome 4, ASM990537v1, whole genome shotgun sequence:
- the LOC141718556 gene encoding uncharacterized protein LOC141718556, with product MRYFPLKKRLQRMFMSKELSELMLWHAKGRKKDDKLRHPADAEAWKALDARYPQFSSKNRNIRLGLAADGFNPFRTMNISHSTWPIILVNYNLPPWLCMKQENLILSTLISGPESPKNNIDVFMQPLIAELNELWEVGIETYDALTDHTFNLRASLLWTISDFPGLAMLSGWSTKGRLACPVCNYETSSMYLKHSRKMCYMDHRRFLHPEHPWRLDKRKFNGQIELRGFPEVVTGTDIEELLAGFVNHFGGKKPEKKRKRQKNKIKSNSPFKKKSIFFDLPYWKHNVSRHNLDVMHIEKNVCDKVLGTLLNIAGKTKDHIAARLDLQELGIRKVLHPVLSSDGKHLEIRAAIFDMTNEEKDLFCSVLKNAKLPYGSASNISRCVHMKERKVSGYKSHDAHFFMHYLLQFAVKKSLKPEVAVPFIRLGAFLRGIWSKVIDLSDLKRLQTEIIEIICQFETIFIPAFFDVMVHLLIHLCQEIEFGGPAHVRSMWPIERYLNKLKSYVRNRSKPEGCIAEGYLAEECLIFCSRFLGGHGGSKITKAAKFESFPEKVEFPIGSRRNKDGKAVNLVEVEWMAIHRYILFNCGNKEIDSLIE from the coding sequence ATGCGCTACTTTCCACTCAAAAAAAGGTTGCAACGCATGTTTATGAGCAAAGAGTTATCAGAACTGATGTTATGGCATGCAAAAGGTCGAAAAAAGGATGACAAACTTCGACATCCCGCTGATGCAGAGGCTTGGAAGGCATTGGATGCTCGTTATCCTCAATTTTCATCCAAGAACAGAAACATCAGATTGGGCCTAGCCGCTGATGGTTTCAATCCTTTTCGTACTATGAACATAAGTCATAGTACTTGGCCAATTATTTTGGTTAACTACAACCTTCCCCCCTGGCTGTGTATGAAGCAAGAGAATCTAATTCTCTCGACACTCATATCTGGTCCCGAGTCTCCGAAGAATAATATAGATGTCTTCATGCAACCTTTAATTGCTGAACTGAATGAGCTATGGGAAGTAGGCATTGAGACTTATGATGCCCTTACTGACCATACTTTCAACTTGCGTGCTTCTTTACTTTGGACAATCAGTGATTTTCCCGGGCTAGCAATGCTATCTGGATGGAGCACAAAAGGAAGACTAGCTTGTCCAGTTTGCAATTATGAAACATCCTCTATGTACCTAAAACATAGTCGGAAAATGTGTTACATGGACCATAGGAGATTTCTCCATCCTGAACACCCATGGAGGCTTGATAAAAGAAAATTTAATGGTCAAATTGAATTGAGAGGTTTTCCAGAGGTTGTAACTGGAACAGACATTGAAGAATTATTGGCAGGATTTGTAAATCATTTTGGGGGGAAGAAACcagagaagaaaagaaagcgccAAAAAAATAAGATTAAGTCGAATTCGCCTTTCAAGAAAAAATCAATATTCTTTGATCTGCCTTACTGGAAGCACAATGTTTCTCGACATAACCTTGATGTTATGCACATCGAGAAGAATGTGTGTGATAAAGTACTTGGCACATTGCTCAATATTGCTGGAAAAACAAAAGACCATATAGCAGCTCGCCTAGATTTGCAAGAACTTGGCATCAGAAAGGTCCTCCATCCTGTTCTATCAAGTGATGGGAAACACCTTGAAATAAGGGCTGCGATATTCGACATGACAAATGAAGAGAAAGATTTATTCTGCTCTGTCCTTAAAAATGCTAAATTGCCATATGGAAGTGCCTCTAATATCAGCCGGTGTGTGCACATGAAGGAGAGAAAGGTATCTGGCTATAAGAGTCATGATGCTCACTTTTTCATGCACTACTTATTACAATTTGCAGTGAAGAAATCTTTGAAACCGGAGGTTGCAGTCCCTTTTATCAGATTAGGGGCCTTCTTAAGAGGTATTTGGAGTAAAGTCATCGACTTAAGTGATCTTAAGAGGCTGCAAACAGAAATAATTGAAATTATTTGTCAATTTGAGACTATATTCATTCCGGCTTTTTTTGATGTGATGGTCCACCTTTTGATTCACTTGTGCCAAGAAATTGAATTTGGTGGACCGGCCCATGTTCGAAGCATGTGGCCAATTGAGCgctatttaaataaattaaaatcttATGTGCGGAATAGATCTAAACCAGAGGGATGTATCGCCGAGGGTTACCTGGCCGAAGAATGCTTGATATTTTGTTCAAGATTCTTGGGTGGCCATGGAGGATCAAAAATTACCAAGGCTGCAAAATTTgaaagttttccagaaaaagtaGAATTTCCTATTGGTTCACGCAGAAATAAAGATGGAAAGGCTGTGAATTTAGTTGAAGTTGAATGGATGGCTATTCATCGTTATATTCTATTCAACTGCGGGAATAAAGAAATTGATAGTTTAATCGAGTAA